AAGAGACCGATATTCTAAAAATTCTGTGTTAAGGTTTTAGATACATACCTTTTTCGTTTTATGACATACAATCAAATTATGACTTTCGCGACTATGAGATGTTACGATTATAATTCCGTTACATAGATCGAAATTATGACCAACCAATGGCAGTACAAATCGAAACCTATAGAGAACTATATACTAAAAGTTTCCATAATTGGAAAAACATTTGATTCGGTTCTCCTACTTGTTTCAATATTCATTGATAAcagtaattattattgttttgactTTCTCTTCCTTTCTACATCTGATTTGAAAGAAACATCACTTCCTTTAAGATATACAGATCACCAAATTGGAATTATAAAATTGATATTGATCAAACTTCCGTAAAAAGTGACAATCTTTAAGATCAGATTTTCTAAGTGGAATCACATTGTAATCTGTTTAGAGAATTGAAGGATGCTTACCTTGAATTTATTCATGTAATTCCTCACTGTCTCAACAGCACAGTAAATCTCCTCCACACAATTCTTGAAAGCTGCAAGAGAACGAGAAGATTTCTCAACAATAACACAAATACACAATGAACTCAGATTCATTCTTTCAAGCTCTGAAGAGCTTATTCTCAATAGAGACAATTCAATGGTCACACATCGTTCAGGCTAGAAATATATAATGTAACAGATTTGACATACCTATCTCACTTGGTAGATTTTCATCACCTTCCAGCTTTGGGGCTCCAGCATCAGCCCAGTAGTGCCACGAAATGCTTAGAGGGCCGCATCTATATCCACCAAAGTAAGGCTTGCTGCAAACAATATTTGCATTGCAGCTCGACGAGGCTTCACAAATGCAGCGCAAACATTTGGCCTCCTTTTCTGCGTCACTCATATTACCTAGAAACAAATCACTTTATAGCGCAGTACCTCGACTTAATTCTATTTATGGGGATTGGGCCATATTCCCTAGTTTTGGAACCATAAGTGAGAAAAGGGGAACAGTAGGAAAAGTGATGAGAGCAGGGAAAGTGGGAAAAGAAGTTAAGAGAGGAAACGTCGGGATAGAAGTGAGAAGAGGGAAAATtagggaaagaagtgaaaagagaggaagtaaggaaagaatTGAGTGAAAGAAGGAAGGGGGAAAGGGGATATGTAGGGATGAATGTAGGAAGACAGGAGATGTAGAGATGGAAGTAGGGGGAGGGAAGAAGTGGAGAAGAGGTAGGGAAGAAGTAGGGAAGGAAGTGGAGAGAGGTAAAAAGTAGGGAAAGAAGTAA
This genomic stretch from Palaemon carinicauda isolate YSFRI2023 chromosome 21, ASM3689809v2, whole genome shotgun sequence harbors:
- the LOC137615302 gene encoding lysozyme-like isoform X2; translated protein: MLYKYVRTAGIVHPWLWCIWIPIAVGLLQASNMSDAEKEAKCLRCICEASSSCNANIVCSKPYFGGYRCGPLSISWHYWADAGAPKLEGDENLPSEIAFKNCVEEIYCAVETVRNYMNKFKNGTTADCNSDDKIDCEDYVQMHILE
- the LOC137615302 gene encoding invertebrate-type lysozyme 2-like isoform X1 — protein: MLYKYVRTAGIVHPWLWCIWIPIAVGLLQASNMSDAEKEAKCLRCICEASSSCNANIVCSKPYFGGYRCGPLSISWHYWADAGAPKLEGDENLPSEIAFKNCVEEIYCAVETVRNYMNKFKNESVDCDGNTGFTCEDVIRIQIMGGYACNDTGVTTDRRYEAYTTCMKSTNN